A genomic segment from Comamonas terrigena NBRC 13299 encodes:
- a CDS encoding ABC transporter ATP-binding protein, with protein MNTSSMPTATTPSTPPAVALQARQLGWQVQGTPIVQNVSLQVRSGEMLGLIGPNGSGKSSLLRLLSGMLRPQTGDVLLGDQALHRLPRRSIARQLALVAQSAHTQDAITVWDAVELGRTPWLSALQPLAPRDRDIVHQALQAVGLQDKAHRTWHTLSGGERQRAHIARALAQQPEVLLLDEPTNHLDVHQQLSLMQLVQHLPITKVIALHDLNQALACDRLAVMHQGRLVHLGTPDEVLTPELLQTVFQVQAHSLTDPLDGSRVLRLRPLTTTLP; from the coding sequence ATGAACACATCCTCCATGCCCACGGCAACCACGCCCTCCACACCGCCTGCGGTGGCACTGCAGGCACGCCAGCTCGGCTGGCAGGTACAGGGCACGCCCATCGTGCAGAACGTCTCGCTGCAGGTGCGCAGCGGAGAAATGCTGGGCCTGATCGGCCCCAACGGCTCGGGCAAGTCCAGCCTGCTGCGCCTGCTGTCCGGCATGCTGCGCCCGCAAACCGGCGACGTGCTGCTGGGGGACCAGGCACTGCACCGCCTGCCACGCCGCAGCATTGCCCGCCAGCTGGCCCTGGTGGCGCAGAGTGCGCACACGCAGGATGCCATCACCGTCTGGGACGCCGTGGAGCTGGGGCGCACGCCCTGGCTGTCGGCCCTGCAGCCGCTTGCGCCGCGGGACCGGGACATCGTGCACCAGGCACTGCAAGCCGTCGGCCTGCAGGACAAGGCGCACCGCACCTGGCACACCCTGTCCGGCGGCGAACGCCAGCGTGCGCACATTGCCCGCGCCCTCGCGCAGCAACCCGAAGTGCTGCTGCTGGACGAGCCCACCAACCACCTCGACGTGCACCAGCAGCTGTCGCTGATGCAGCTGGTGCAGCACCTGCCCATCACCAAGGTGATCGCACTGCATGACCTGAACCAGGCCCTGGCCTGCGACCGGCTGGCGGTGATGCACCAGGGCCGGCTCGTGCACCTGGGCACGCCCGACGAAGTGCTCACGCCGGAACTGCTGCAGACCGTCTTCCAGGTGCAGGCCCACAGCCTGACCGACCCCCTCGACGGCAGCCGCGTGCTGCGCCTGCGGCCCTTGACCACCACCTTGCCCTGA
- a CDS encoding pseudoazurin — protein sequence MTVSLASRLAALWLCCCAASGASAETFEVKMLNRGPHGAMVYEPEFIQAAPGDTIKFLATSNGHDAVSIAGMAPAGATAFRGKVNEEIAITLTQPGLYGIKCQPHYAMGMVMLVRVGDTPLAQLVVPEDVPEQARQRFENIVSRAAAATR from the coding sequence ATGACCGTCTCCCTTGCTTCTCGCCTGGCCGCCCTGTGGCTGTGCTGCTGTGCCGCCAGCGGAGCCAGCGCCGAAACCTTTGAAGTCAAGATGCTCAACCGCGGCCCGCACGGCGCCATGGTCTATGAGCCCGAATTCATCCAGGCCGCCCCCGGCGACACCATCAAATTCCTGGCAACCAGCAACGGCCATGACGCCGTCTCCATCGCCGGCATGGCACCCGCGGGTGCCACCGCCTTTCGCGGCAAGGTCAATGAAGAGATTGCCATCACCCTGACCCAGCCGGGCCTGTACGGCATCAAGTGCCAGCCCCACTACGCCATGGGCATGGTCATGCTGGTGCGGGTGGGCGACACCCCGCTCGCCCAACTGGTGGTCCCGGAAGATGTACCGGAACAAGCCCGCCAGCGCTTTGAAAACATTGTCTCGCGCGCTGCCGCCGCCACCCGGTAA